A window of Thermodesulfobacteriota bacterium genomic DNA:
GAAGGTCACAGCCAGGGAGACCGAGATGTTGCCCAGCTTGCGGTGCAGGACGCTGCCCATGATCGCCTTGGCGAAGATGTGGAAGAGGTCCGTGCCCACGGCCAGGATACCCTTGACGCCGGCGCTCATCAGGGCCGGCGCGATGATGAAGCCGCCGCCGGCGCCGATGCAGCCGGTGATGAGCCCGGCGCAGACCCCGACCCCGATGGAGGCCAGGAAGATGGTGGCGGTGTAGAAGGCCGGGGTGTACGCCGTCTTCTTGTCGCCCAGGAATGAAGGCAGGGCGCCGGCCACGTCACCGGCAAAGGCAATGCCGCCGATGACCACCGGCACCAGCAACAGGCCGAGCAGGGCCAGCTTCTTGCGATCCCGCAGGATGGCGTTGGAAACATCCAGCTCCCAGCGGGCGTGGGCCTGGGCCGACAGCATCATGGTTTGTCCGATTCGTTTCCATAGGCTCATGAATCACTTCCTCCTTCTCCGGTTATGCTGCTGGTGTGAACGATGCTACCCCCGCCACCCACGGCGAGGCGCCCCTTTCTCTCTCTCATCGGACCGGCGCTCTCCGGCGGCCGTCGCCCCCTGGCTGGCCCTGTCGTTCATGGCCCCGCACAGGGCCTCGTACAGGGACTCCAGCTCCACCGGCTTCAGCAGGTAGTCGCAGGCCCCTTGGGCCAGGCCCGCCCGGCCCGCCTCCACCGAGGCATGGCCGGTGAGCATCACCACCTGGGTTGCCGGCCTGGCGGCCTTGATGCGGCGCAGGATCTCCACCCCGTCCATGCCTGGGATCTTGACGTCCAGAAGGACGACGTCGTAATCCTCGTCGGCGATGCGGCGCACCGCCTCCGGGCCGCTGGTCGCCCCTTGGCAGGACAGGCCCCGCCGCTCCAGACGCTTGACCATGGTGGCGACGAAATCCTCTTCGTCGTCCACGACTAGGACTCGAAAGCACCCCATACCTGTTCCCCTTTGGCCAGGCCGGGGCCGGCCGTCTCTGGCTGCTGGCGCGGGAGCCGCCGGCCGGCGTTGGCCGGGGAGCGGGGCAGGACGACAGTGAAGACGCAGCCGCCGCCGGGTCTCGCGGCTACCCGGATGGTCCCCCCCAGCCTTTGCATGATGTTGAAGGACACAGCCAGACCGAGGCCGGTCCCTTTGCCCTTCTCCTTGGTGGTGAAAAACGGCTCGAACACCCGGGCCATGGTCTCCGGGGGCATGCCAGGACCGCTGTCGGCGAAGGCCACCGACACCTCGTCGGCCGTGGTGCCGCTGAGCACGGTGATGTGGCCGTCCTGACCGATGGCGTCCAGGGCGTTGTTGAGGATGTTCAGGAAGACCTGTTCGAGCTGGGTGGCCTCGGCGCAGACCAGGGGCAGGTTGGGCGTCAGCCTGAGGACAATGGCGATCCGGCTGTTTTTCGCCTCCTGGTCGAGGAAGGAGATGGTGGTGGCAGCCAGCTCGTTGAGGTCCACCAACTCGCGGCTGGCGTCGGAGCGGCGGGAGAAGTCCAGCAGGCGATGGGTGATGCCGCTGGCCCGTTTGACGTGGTGGCGGACCTTGCCCAGGGACTCCCGGTACTCGGACAGGTTCCGCACCGTTGCCGGGTCCTCCTCGTCCAGGAGCTCACCCATCCAGCCGGCCTGGTCGACGATGATCTGCAGCGGGTTGTTGATCTCGTGGGCGACACTGGCGGCCATACGGCCGACCAGGGCCATCTTCTCCACCTCCCGCACCTGGTTGAGCATGGCGACCCGCTCCCGCTCGGCCTTCTCCAGCTGGCTGACCATGGTGTGCACCACCAGGGTGGCGATGGCCACCACCAGGGCGGAGGCGATGATGATGATGGCGAGCCCGATATTCCTGGCCTGGTAGAAGGAGCGCAGGGAGCCCTCCACATCGGTCATGAGCACCAGCAGCCAGTCGCCACCTTTGAGCCAGGCGGTAGCGGCCAGGAAGCGGTCGGTGCGCACCACCGCCTGGGAGGCCGCCGACATGAACGTCTCCCGCTCGGCGGGCGGCAGGACCACATAGCCCCGCCGGCTGGCGGTCTGCAGGGCGCCCTGGCGGTCGACGATGAAGGCATCACCGCCTGGGCCCACATTGGCGCTGTCCAGCAGGGTCGAGAAGAAGCCGGAGTTGATGGTGGCGCGCAGGAGCCACGTCCGGCCGGGATCGGTGACCGCGACCACGAAGTGGGGCACCCCCCGAAAGCCGGTGAACAGATCGCTGACATAGGTGCCATTGCGCAGCACCTCGTGGAACCAGTCAGCCTCGGCATAATTCCTGCTCTGCAACTGCTGGTGGTACGGCCCCACATAGGAAAGATGCCGCCCCGTGCGATCGATCACCCCCAGATCGACCACCACACCGCTTTCCTCCATGGCGTCGAAGAGCTGCCGCAGCCTGTCCGGCTTGGCCAGCTCGTCCTTGGAATGGAGACGGGTCAGGGCACTGAGCATGGTGGTCTGATCCCGCAGGAAGAGGGTGATGATCTCCCGGCGGGCCTGGGCGAAGTTTTCCAGGTCAGCGGCTGTTTGCCGCTCCCAGGACTCCTGATAGTAGCGGGAGGAGATCCAGCCGATGCCGAGCAGGGGAATGACCGCCAGGGCCAGGACCACCACCACCAGCAGCCGGCGCTGCCGGGCATAGAAGGCATGGCCGGTCGGGCGGAGGGCTCGGCTGTTGATGGTGGCGGTGTACACCTTCATGGCAGGATCCAGCCTTGTCTGCAGCGCCCCGGGTGGGGAGCGGCTCCTGGCGCCCCATCGCGGTCCCGTTCGGCCTAGCCACGCCGGGTGGCCAGGATCTCCCGGGCGCTGTCGTGCTCCCCGGCCTCGGCAAAGGCGGTGGCGGACATGACGTTGGTCAGCTTCTGCCGGTGCGCCTCGCGAATCCGGTCCACCAACAGCTCGATATCCACCGGCTTCTTGAGGTAGTCGAAGACCCCGAGCCGTCTCGCCTCGGCCTCGTCCATGTCGTTGCCGTGCCCGGTCTGGATGATCACCTGCATGAGGGGATACTTGGCGCGCACCAGACGCAGGACCTCCAGGCCGTCGATGCCTGGCATGCGCAGATCCAGGATCATGACGTCGGGCTCCTTGTCTTCGATGAAGCCCAAGGCCTGCTCACCGTCGAACACGGTATGGCTGGCCAGATCCCGCAGCTGGAGCCGCTCGGAAAGGGTGCGCACAAAGCTCTCCTCGTCATCCACCAACAGCAGCTTGATGTCACTCATGGCTTGTCCCCTCGACTGGATTTCCGTGCACTGCCCGGCCGCCCTTGACCGCTGCCCTGGGCAGCGGTGGCGGGTCCGGTATCAAAAGCGTCCAGAAGCTCGCGCGCCGTATCCGACTCCCCGGCCTGGGCGAAGGTGGCCGCGGCCATGGCCTGGTTGAACATCCGCCACAGGGAGCGGCGGGGACGTCGTTGCCGGTCCACCCTGGCCTGGGCCTCCAGCACCTTCTGGCGCAGTTGGCCGGTCTCGAAGGGCGCCATCACCTCGTCCACCGCCCCGGCCTGCATGGCGACCATGGAGGCCCGCACATTGTCGGCGG
This region includes:
- a CDS encoding response regulator produces the protein MSDIKLLLVDDEESFVRTLSERLQLRDLASHTVFDGEQALGFIEDKEPDVMILDLRMPGIDGLEVLRLVRAKYPLMQVIIQTGHGNDMDEAEARRLGVFDYLKKPVDIELLVDRIREAHRQKLTNVMSATAFAEAGEHDSAREILATRRG
- a CDS encoding response regulator is translated as MDDEEDFVATMVKRLERRGLSCQGATSGPEAVRRIADEDYDVVLLDVKIPGMDGVEILRRIKAARPATQVVMLTGHASVEAGRAGLAQGACDYLLKPVELESLYEALCGAMNDRASQGATAAGERRSDEREKGAPRRGWRG
- a CDS encoding ATP-binding protein, whose amino-acid sequence is MKVYTATINSRALRPTGHAFYARQRRLLVVVVLALAVIPLLGIGWISSRYYQESWERQTAADLENFAQARREIITLFLRDQTTMLSALTRLHSKDELAKPDRLRQLFDAMEESGVVVDLGVIDRTGRHLSYVGPYHQQLQSRNYAEADWFHEVLRNGTYVSDLFTGFRGVPHFVVAVTDPGRTWLLRATINSGFFSTLLDSANVGPGGDAFIVDRQGALQTASRRGYVVLPPAERETFMSAASQAVVRTDRFLAATAWLKGGDWLLVLMTDVEGSLRSFYQARNIGLAIIIIASALVVAIATLVVHTMVSQLEKAERERVAMLNQVREVEKMALVGRMAASVAHEINNPLQIIVDQAGWMGELLDEEDPATVRNLSEYRESLGKVRHHVKRASGITHRLLDFSRRSDASRELVDLNELAATTISFLDQEAKNSRIAIVLRLTPNLPLVCAEATQLEQVFLNILNNALDAIGQDGHITVLSGTTADEVSVAFADSGPGMPPETMARVFEPFFTTKEKGKGTGLGLAVSFNIMQRLGGTIRVAARPGGGCVFTVVLPRSPANAGRRLPRQQPETAGPGLAKGEQVWGAFES
- a CDS encoding response regulator, with protein sequence MAGVLVISSESRLAEAIRQRLDEWGLASWAAADPSEAVAQLARRRAAVVILDIRRLGDEAAAAALAALTRALGKGEIIVLNTADNVRASMVAMQAGAVDEVMAPFETGQLRQKVLEAQARVDRQRRPRRSLWRMFNQAMAAATFAQAGESDTARELLDAFDTGPATAAQGSGQGRPGSARKSSRGDKP